One part of the Pirellulales bacterium genome encodes these proteins:
- the nrdR gene encoding transcriptional regulator NrdR: MRCPFCRLDNDKVLDSRSCDDGFSIRRRRECQGCFRRFTTYEHSEEAAVKVVKRDGSRIPYDRQKIKAGLTKACWKRPISEEQIEALVTAVERNIYDSFETEVETSHIGELVMQELRKLDQVAFVRFASVYRKFQDVRDFVDELQPILAETQKTKR; encoded by the coding sequence ATGCGCTGCCCTTTTTGTAGACTGGATAACGATAAAGTCCTGGACTCCCGCAGTTGCGATGATGGCTTTTCCATCCGTCGCCGGCGCGAGTGCCAGGGCTGTTTCCGTCGTTTTACCACGTACGAACATTCGGAGGAAGCCGCCGTCAAAGTGGTAAAGCGGGACGGCTCGCGCATTCCCTATGACCGCCAAAAGATCAAGGCGGGCCTGACCAAAGCTTGCTGGAAGCGTCCGATTAGCGAGGAACAAATCGAAGCTCTGGTCACCGCGGTCGAGCGTAACATTTATGATTCATTCGAAACCGAAGTGGAAACCAGCCATATTGGCGAACTGGTCATGCAAGAACTGCGCAAATTAGACCAAGTGGCCTTTGTGCGGTTTGCCAGTGTGTATCGTAAATTCCAGGATGTGCGCGATTTTGTCGATGAATTGCAGCCCATTTTGGCCGAAACGCAAAAAACCAAGCGTTAG
- the ispD gene encoding 2-C-methyl-D-erythritol 4-phosphate cytidylyltransferase, translating into MAHTFAVIIAAAGKSTRFRDQHYKKPFAPLANKPVWLHSAERFINRADVKQVILVISPADAEVFAAKFAGNAAILGIEIVHGGQERADSIEKALARVRPDIGYVAVHDAARPCLADAWITQVFDAAAQSGAAILAIPVRGTLKKADNQGKIIDTIPRDNLWEAQTPQVFRRDWLLAAYAQRNGFNATDDAQLLERSGKSVTLVSGSAINLKITTREDLKLAEHALQALPRPKLGNAMNPFADDDMWR; encoded by the coding sequence ATGGCCCACACGTTTGCCGTGATAATCGCCGCCGCGGGAAAAAGCACGCGTTTCCGTGACCAGCACTATAAAAAGCCGTTCGCCCCGCTGGCAAACAAACCGGTTTGGCTGCATTCCGCCGAGCGGTTTATCAATCGCGCCGATGTAAAGCAGGTTATTTTAGTTATTTCACCCGCTGACGCCGAAGTATTCGCGGCCAAATTCGCCGGCAACGCCGCGATCCTAGGAATAGAAATTGTGCACGGCGGCCAAGAGCGGGCCGATTCCATCGAAAAAGCCCTCGCGCGGGTCCGCCCCGACATCGGTTATGTGGCGGTGCATGACGCGGCCCGCCCCTGCCTGGCAGATGCCTGGATCACCCAGGTCTTTGACGCGGCGGCGCAGAGTGGCGCTGCGATCTTGGCTATTCCCGTGCGGGGAACGCTAAAAAAAGCCGACAACCAGGGAAAAATAATCGACACCATTCCCCGTGACAACCTGTGGGAGGCCCAAACACCACAGGTCTTTCGCCGGGATTGGCTTTTGGCCGCGTACGCCCAGCGCAACGGCTTTAACGCGACCGATGACGCCCAATTGCTTGAACGCTCAGGCAAATCCGTGACCCTAGTCAGCGGCTCGGCCATCAATCTCAAGATCACCACCCGCGAGGATCTAAAACTGGCGGAACACGCGCTGCAGGCCCTCCCCCGTCCTAAGCTGGGCAACGCCATGAACCCCTTTGCCGACGATGATATGTGGCGGTGA